From the Microbacterium sp. W4I4 genome, one window contains:
- a CDS encoding extracellular solute-binding protein, with protein MKKKVLAVSAIAATAALVLTGCSAADDGGAAAGGLSIEVPDVPMLKELGDNEKEVNIVAWSGFVEPAWADAFTTQTGCTVNRRIAGTSDEMVQLMRTGDYDLVSASGDASLRLIAGGDVQPLNLELIPHFGDDIVEGMKGQIYDTINGKSYGIPIGRGANILQYDSTVVTEEPTSWDVAWEKDSPYAGKVIAYDAPIYIADAAVYLMAHEPELGIENPYALDEKQLQAAVDLLKQQRDIVSEYWADPAAQITSFAGGTSVLGTSWEVLRKLTEDDRFKSVLPEEGSTGWSDAWMLAAESANPNCAYAWMDYASSPEVNGAIAMNFGMAPANAAFCDTSDEAAAHCEYYNATNEEYFKKVWFWTTPIEQCIDGRTEVKCTNFQQWTDAWTSVKG; from the coding sequence ATGAAGAAGAAGGTTCTGGCTGTCTCAGCCATCGCAGCGACGGCGGCACTCGTGCTCACCGGCTGCTCCGCAGCGGACGACGGCGGTGCCGCCGCGGGCGGACTGTCCATCGAGGTGCCGGACGTACCGATGCTGAAGGAGCTCGGCGACAACGAGAAGGAGGTGAACATCGTCGCGTGGTCCGGGTTCGTCGAGCCGGCATGGGCCGACGCGTTCACCACGCAGACGGGGTGCACCGTGAACCGCCGCATCGCCGGCACGAGCGACGAGATGGTGCAGCTGATGCGCACGGGCGATTACGACCTCGTCTCGGCATCCGGCGACGCGAGCCTGCGCCTGATCGCGGGAGGAGACGTGCAGCCGCTCAACCTCGAGCTCATCCCGCACTTCGGCGACGACATCGTCGAGGGCATGAAGGGGCAGATCTACGACACCATCAACGGCAAGTCCTACGGCATCCCGATCGGCCGCGGCGCGAACATCCTGCAGTACGACAGCACCGTCGTCACCGAGGAGCCGACCAGCTGGGACGTCGCCTGGGAGAAGGACAGCCCCTACGCGGGCAAGGTCATCGCGTACGACGCGCCGATCTACATCGCCGACGCCGCCGTCTACCTGATGGCGCACGAGCCCGAACTCGGGATCGAGAACCCCTACGCTCTGGACGAGAAGCAGCTTCAGGCGGCCGTCGATCTGCTGAAGCAGCAGCGCGACATCGTCTCGGAGTACTGGGCGGACCCTGCTGCGCAGATCACCTCGTTCGCCGGTGGCACCTCGGTGCTCGGCACGTCCTGGGAGGTGCTGCGCAAGCTCACCGAGGATGACAGGTTCAAGAGCGTGCTCCCCGAGGAGGGCTCGACCGGATGGTCGGACGCCTGGATGCTGGCGGCGGAGTCCGCGAACCCGAACTGCGCGTACGCGTGGATGGACTACGCGTCCTCGCCCGAGGTGAACGGCGCGATCGCGATGAACTTCGGCATGGCGCCCGCGAACGCGGCATTCTGCGACACGAGCGATGAGGCCGCGGCCCACTGCGAGTACTACAACGCGACCAACGAGGAGTACTTCAAGAAGGTGTGGTTCTGGACCACCCCGATCGAGCAGTGCATCGACGGACGCACCGAGGTGAAGTGCACCAACTTCCAGCAGTGGACGGACGCCTGGACGTCCGTCAAGGGCTGA
- a CDS encoding phosphodiesterase, translating into MIDPPVFGRHQPASHTIIHLSDPHFLADGVRHAGGSDSQGNLAHTLETVRRVHPHPSAIVITGDLTDFGEPDAYRRLRSMLEPVAADLGCPIVWVAGNHDERPALRAELLDAPATEEPVTGVWDLDGLRLIALDSSIPGWHHGDIDAAQRDWLAEQLRHPAPHGTLLAMHHPPLPAHVPLFDILELRHQDELADVIRGTDVRGILAGHLHYSSSGMFAGVPVSVASSTCYTMNLGRPAAEVNGMDAAQAFQLVHVRPDVITHTVVPVAEAPTGDYFSEEWTQAMAELSADERLGAFSRKPPRSKA; encoded by the coding sequence ATGATCGATCCGCCCGTGTTCGGACGCCATCAGCCCGCGTCGCACACGATCATCCATCTCAGTGATCCGCACTTCCTCGCGGACGGCGTCCGACATGCCGGCGGGTCCGACAGCCAGGGCAATCTGGCCCACACCCTCGAGACCGTTCGCCGGGTGCACCCGCATCCTTCGGCGATCGTGATCACCGGGGATCTGACCGATTTCGGCGAACCGGACGCGTATCGTCGGCTCCGCTCGATGCTGGAGCCGGTCGCGGCCGACCTGGGCTGCCCGATCGTCTGGGTGGCCGGCAATCACGACGAGCGCCCGGCGCTGCGTGCGGAGCTGCTCGACGCACCGGCCACCGAGGAACCGGTGACCGGCGTGTGGGATCTCGATGGCCTGCGGCTCATCGCCCTCGACTCCAGCATTCCCGGCTGGCACCACGGCGATATCGACGCGGCGCAGCGGGACTGGCTCGCGGAGCAGCTGCGGCATCCCGCGCCGCACGGAACGCTGCTCGCGATGCATCACCCGCCGCTGCCCGCGCACGTGCCGCTGTTCGACATCCTCGAGCTGCGCCATCAGGACGAGCTGGCCGACGTCATCCGAGGAACCGATGTGCGCGGCATCCTCGCCGGCCACCTGCACTACTCTTCCTCGGGCATGTTCGCCGGCGTCCCCGTGAGCGTGGCCTCCTCCACCTGCTACACGATGAACCTCGGTCGGCCCGCCGCGGAGGTCAACGGGATGGATGCCGCGCAGGCCTTCCAGCTCGTGCACGTGCGGCCCGACGTCATCACCCACACGGTCGTCCCCGTCGCGGAAGCGCCGACGGGCGACTACTTCAGCGAGGAGTGGACTCAGGCGATGGCGGAGCTGTCTGCCGACGAGCGGCTGGGGGCCTTCTCACGCAAGCCGCCGAGGTCGAAGGCGTAG
- a CDS encoding aspartate ammonia-lyase: MAADAPALTRTETDSIGSIEIPADAYYGVHTLRAEQNFPITKRPISVYPDLIRGLAMVKQASARANKEIGVLDAERADLIDHAAQRIIDGEFHDQFTVGVIQGGAGTSTNMNANEVITNVALEMAGREKGDYAYLSPIDHTNRSQSTNDVYPTAVKIGLSLNLLSLLDELDLLRRSFLGKAGEFHDILKVGRTQLQDAVPMTLGQEFHGFATTLGEDHSRLTENASLLTEINMGATAIGTGITTHAGYAPTVLRHLREISGLDLSTATDLVEATSDTGAFMSFSSSLKRNAIKLSKICNDLRLLSSGPQAGFGEINLPAMQAGSSIMPGKVNPVIPEAVNQVAFAVVGADVTVTMAVEGGQLQLNAFEPVIAHSIFQSITWMRQAMWTLRVNCIDGITANRERLGAMVGASVGVVTALTPFIGYAASAALAKTALLTNRNIADLVVEAGLMSREEVMKQISPARLSGLETVTSAIPVIAAEDLPLS, encoded by the coding sequence ATGGCCGCTGACGCGCCTGCCCTCACCCGCACAGAGACCGACTCCATCGGCAGCATCGAGATCCCCGCCGACGCCTATTACGGCGTGCACACGCTGCGGGCCGAGCAGAACTTCCCGATCACCAAGCGGCCGATCTCGGTGTATCCGGATCTGATCCGCGGGCTCGCGATGGTCAAACAGGCCAGCGCGCGCGCCAACAAGGAGATCGGCGTGCTGGATGCGGAGCGCGCGGACCTGATCGACCACGCCGCGCAGCGCATCATCGACGGAGAGTTCCACGACCAGTTCACGGTCGGTGTGATCCAGGGCGGTGCCGGTACCTCCACGAACATGAACGCGAACGAGGTCATCACCAACGTCGCCCTCGAGATGGCCGGACGCGAGAAGGGCGACTACGCCTACCTCTCGCCGATCGATCACACCAACCGCAGCCAGTCCACCAACGACGTGTACCCGACCGCGGTGAAGATCGGGCTCTCCCTCAACCTGCTCTCGCTGCTCGACGAGCTGGACCTGCTGCGCCGGTCGTTCCTGGGCAAGGCGGGCGAGTTCCACGACATCCTCAAGGTGGGGCGCACCCAGCTGCAGGACGCCGTGCCGATGACGCTCGGCCAGGAGTTCCACGGTTTCGCCACGACCCTCGGTGAGGACCACAGCCGTCTCACCGAGAACGCCTCGCTGCTCACCGAGATCAACATGGGCGCCACGGCGATCGGCACCGGCATCACCACGCATGCCGGTTACGCACCCACCGTGCTGCGTCACCTGCGCGAGATCAGCGGCCTCGACCTCAGCACGGCCACCGACCTGGTCGAGGCGACCAGCGACACGGGCGCCTTCATGTCGTTCTCCTCCTCGCTGAAGCGCAACGCGATCAAACTCTCCAAGATCTGCAACGACCTGCGTCTGCTCTCGTCCGGGCCGCAGGCCGGTTTCGGCGAGATCAACCTGCCGGCGATGCAGGCAGGTTCCAGCATCATGCCAGGCAAGGTGAACCCGGTGATCCCCGAGGCCGTCAACCAGGTGGCGTTCGCGGTCGTCGGCGCCGATGTCACCGTCACCATGGCGGTGGAGGGCGGTCAGCTGCAGCTGAACGCGTTCGAGCCCGTCATCGCGCACTCGATCTTCCAGTCGATCACCTGGATGCGCCAGGCCATGTGGACGCTGCGCGTCAACTGCATCGATGGGATCACCGCGAACCGTGAGCGTCTCGGCGCGATGGTCGGCGCGTCCGTGGGCGTGGTCACCGCGCTGACCCCGTTCATCGGCTACGCGGCATCCGCCGCCCTCGCCAAGACCGCACTGCTGACCAATCGCAACATCGCCGATCTGGTCGTCGAAGCGGGTCTGATGTCGCGCGAAGAGGTCATGAAGCAGATCTCGCCGGCGCGACTCTCGGGACTGGAGACCGTCACCTCGGCCATCCCGGTGATCGCTGCGGAGGACCTCCCGCTGAGCTGA
- a CDS encoding peptidase: MTVVIDWSAFLLVFVAALVGAVAVVSLYSLGLRMLVRAGRVPVVSPAEFTDAITVFSEKEIKRAAKQAAKSARKSPLTAGQKNLAFLAAIGCFVLCGAAVLSGILIIVIGH, from the coding sequence ATGACCGTCGTGATCGATTGGAGCGCGTTCCTCCTCGTGTTCGTCGCGGCCCTGGTCGGCGCCGTGGCGGTGGTGTCGCTCTACTCCCTCGGGCTGCGGATGCTGGTGCGCGCCGGACGCGTGCCCGTCGTCTCTCCCGCGGAGTTCACGGATGCCATCACGGTGTTCTCCGAGAAGGAGATCAAGCGCGCCGCGAAGCAGGCCGCGAAATCCGCCCGGAAGAGCCCGCTCACCGCAGGTCAGAAGAATCTCGCGTTCCTCGCGGCGATCGGATGCTTCGTGCTGTGCGGCGCGGCCGTTCTCAGCGGCATCCTGATCATCGTCATCGGACACTGA
- a CDS encoding ABC transporter permease codes for MLRLSRTARIVLGVIVAIILAYMYIPLMLVVLNSFNSTRLASWPVTGFSLQWWGRAFTSQPVRDALLNSVLVATGATVIALVLGTLVSFALQRHRFFGQRAVNLLVVLPIALPGIVTGVALNNTYNQILEPIGIQVGFWGMIIAHGTFCIVMVFNNVLARLRRMNPGLEEASKDLGASPWQTFRLVTFPQFRSALVVGAILAFALSFDEVYVTIFTAPPGVDTLPLWIMNQMARPNEANVVNVVATVVILASFIPVWVSQRLSRDIGDRG; via the coding sequence ATGCTGAGACTCTCCCGCACCGCGCGGATCGTGCTCGGAGTGATCGTCGCGATCATCCTGGCGTACATGTACATCCCGCTGATGCTCGTGGTGCTGAACTCCTTCAACTCCACGCGCCTCGCGAGCTGGCCGGTCACCGGCTTCTCGCTGCAGTGGTGGGGTCGCGCGTTCACCAGCCAGCCGGTGCGCGACGCGCTGCTGAACTCCGTCCTGGTCGCCACCGGCGCGACCGTGATCGCACTGGTCCTGGGCACACTGGTCTCGTTCGCCCTTCAGCGCCATCGGTTCTTCGGCCAGCGCGCGGTGAATCTGCTGGTCGTGCTGCCGATCGCTCTGCCTGGCATCGTCACCGGTGTCGCACTGAACAACACGTACAACCAGATCCTGGAGCCGATCGGGATCCAGGTGGGGTTCTGGGGCATGATCATCGCCCACGGCACCTTCTGCATCGTGATGGTGTTCAACAACGTCCTCGCACGGCTGCGCAGGATGAACCCGGGCCTCGAGGAGGCGTCGAAGGATCTCGGCGCCTCGCCCTGGCAGACGTTCCGTCTGGTGACCTTCCCGCAGTTCCGCAGTGCGCTGGTGGTCGGGGCGATCCTCGCATTCGCGTTGAGCTTCGACGAGGTGTACGTGACGATCTTCACCGCCCCGCCCGGGGTGGACACGCTGCCGCTGTGGATCATGAACCAGATGGCCAGGCCGAATGAGGCCAATGTCGTGAACGTGGTCGCGACGGTGGTGATCCTGGCATCCTTCATCCCCGTCTGGGTGTCGCAGCGGCTCTCGCGCGACATCGGCGACCGCGGGTGA
- a CDS encoding PrsW family intramembrane metalloprotease produces MSFGGQPPQYGEPPQPVYGQPPQPVHVRAEAALSAPQPTAGFASVFDRAVATRPAAAAPSAPQPTTAEPTMPALPMPVRKGRSVSIWLFGILGFALLALIAYFAMFLGTGASLVGLVLALVPLAIVLFGVRLIDRWEPEPKSLVVFALAWGAVAAVGIALLFDLLLTMTAGMRNSFFTGVIQAPFIEEIAKGLGVFLVFVIGRRAFDGPVDGVVYGALVGAGFAFTENIQYFGISLINGGAGELTLTFILRGLVSPFAHAMFAALTGFAIGFAARRGAGTAGALGAGALGLLGAVALHAFWNGSSLLGDFTVLYLTTQVPLFLVFIFVIVALRREEARLTQQRLGDYAAAGWFTPEEVVMLATPAGRKVGLAWAAGLPGDRRVLMRSFIKDAAALAAVRQRAINGHDAYAAADEHVLLSRTRTTRMQLLAY; encoded by the coding sequence ATGAGCTTTGGAGGACAGCCCCCGCAGTACGGTGAGCCGCCGCAGCCGGTGTACGGTCAGCCGCCGCAGCCGGTCCACGTCCGCGCGGAAGCCGCCTTGAGCGCGCCGCAGCCCACCGCCGGATTCGCGTCCGTCTTCGATCGGGCGGTCGCAACCCGGCCCGCGGCAGCGGCTCCGTCTGCGCCGCAGCCGACGACGGCGGAGCCGACGATGCCCGCGCTGCCGATGCCGGTGCGCAAGGGCCGCTCCGTGTCCATCTGGCTGTTCGGCATCCTCGGGTTCGCGCTGCTGGCCCTCATCGCGTACTTCGCCATGTTCCTCGGCACCGGGGCCTCGCTCGTGGGGCTCGTCCTCGCTCTCGTCCCGCTCGCGATCGTGCTGTTCGGCGTCCGGCTCATCGACCGGTGGGAGCCGGAGCCCAAGAGCCTGGTGGTGTTCGCCCTGGCATGGGGCGCGGTGGCCGCCGTCGGGATCGCACTGCTTTTCGATCTGCTGCTCACGATGACGGCAGGCATGCGCAACTCGTTCTTCACCGGAGTCATCCAGGCGCCCTTCATCGAGGAGATCGCCAAGGGGCTGGGCGTGTTCCTCGTGTTCGTCATCGGACGCCGAGCCTTCGACGGTCCGGTGGACGGCGTCGTGTACGGTGCGCTGGTGGGTGCGGGCTTCGCCTTCACCGAGAACATCCAGTACTTCGGCATCAGCCTGATCAACGGCGGTGCGGGGGAGCTGACGCTGACCTTCATCCTGCGCGGCCTCGTCTCGCCGTTCGCCCACGCGATGTTCGCCGCGCTCACCGGGTTCGCCATCGGGTTCGCAGCCCGTCGAGGCGCCGGCACCGCCGGTGCACTGGGCGCCGGCGCGCTGGGCCTGCTCGGCGCGGTGGCTCTGCACGCGTTCTGGAACGGCTCATCCCTGCTCGGCGACTTCACCGTGCTGTACCTGACCACGCAGGTGCCTCTCTTCCTCGTCTTCATCTTCGTGATCGTCGCTCTGCGCCGGGAGGAGGCGAGACTGACCCAGCAGCGCCTGGGCGACTACGCTGCCGCCGGCTGGTTCACCCCCGAGGAGGTGGTCATGCTGGCCACCCCCGCCGGACGCAAGGTCGGTCTGGCCTGGGCGGCGGGGCTTCCCGGTGACCGCCGGGTGCTGATGCGCTCATTCATCAAGGATGCGGCCGCCCTCGCGGCCGTGCGTCAGCGCGCGATCAACGGGCACGACGCGTATGCGGCCGCCGACGAGCACGTCCTGCTCTCCAGGACGCGCACGACCAGGATGCAGCTGCTGGCGTACTGA
- a CDS encoding ABC transporter permease, whose product MKRRARIAGLLALPMTWLIGIYIFSLVMLLITAFWLTDPFTSKVKPGFTLRNFEQLVTNPAYLSTSLRTLGIALSVTLLAILISVPLGIFMAKVASPGLRAFLAVSITLPLWAGYLVKVIAMRITFTQNGFLNWMLAPFGIEGPGFAVITVVLTLTYLWLPYMAVPVYTAIRQLPTNLFDASADLGAGAWRTIRTVVLPLIKPAIIAGSVFTFSLSLGDYLVAKFVGGDTQMIGSVIASNINLNPPLAAAFSVVPIAFVVIYLVSVQRTGALERM is encoded by the coding sequence ATGAAGCGCCGCGCACGGATCGCAGGTCTGCTGGCTCTGCCGATGACCTGGCTCATCGGCATCTACATCTTCTCGCTGGTGATGCTGCTCATCACCGCGTTCTGGCTGACCGACCCGTTCACGTCCAAGGTGAAGCCGGGCTTCACCCTGCGCAACTTCGAGCAGCTCGTCACGAATCCCGCCTACCTGTCCACCTCGCTGCGCACCCTGGGGATCGCGCTCAGCGTCACGCTCCTGGCGATCCTCATCTCCGTGCCGCTGGGGATATTCATGGCGAAGGTGGCCTCACCGGGTCTGCGCGCCTTCCTCGCGGTGTCGATCACGCTGCCGCTCTGGGCGGGCTATCTGGTGAAGGTGATCGCGATGCGCATCACGTTCACGCAGAACGGCTTTCTGAACTGGATGCTCGCGCCCTTCGGCATAGAGGGCCCGGGTTTCGCGGTGATCACCGTGGTGCTGACCCTCACCTATCTCTGGCTGCCCTACATGGCCGTGCCGGTGTACACCGCGATCCGGCAGCTGCCCACCAACCTCTTCGACGCGTCCGCCGACCTGGGTGCAGGTGCCTGGCGCACCATCCGGACGGTCGTGCTGCCGCTGATCAAGCCCGCCATCATCGCGGGATCCGTCTTCACGTTCTCGTTGAGTCTCGGCGACTACCTGGTGGCGAAGTTCGTCGGCGGTGACACGCAGATGATCGGCAGCGTCATCGCGTCCAACATCAACCTGAACCCGCCGCTGGCGGCGGCGTTCTCCGTCGTCCCCATCGCGTTCGTCGTCATCTACCTGGTGAGCGTGCAGCGCACCGGGGCTCTGGAAAGGATGTGA
- a CDS encoding ABC transporter ATP-binding protein, which produces MTTPAPLAQDTGTDLTDRGSVSLQGLSKSFGEFTAVRDLDLHVAPGEFLSMLGPSGSGKTTVLRIIAGFEDATSGTVRLSGVDVTRTPPHARDVNTVFQDYALFPHMTIADNVGYGLRVRGAGKSARIEQVQESLRRVRLDHVADRLPHQLSGGQRQRIALARALILRPQVLLLDEPLGALDKQLREQMQIELKQIQREVGITFIFVTHDQEEALTLSDRVAVFNDGRIEQIGSAREVYEQPRTEFVARFLGLSNLIEADLAEQLTGDRLTMSIRPERVRVLTADAGPGAGEVALVGTVTETVYTGPATRCLVSTDAGVDIIAERPNAHDLTGAAEPARGDRVQVAWNPAHAARLP; this is translated from the coding sequence ATGACGACGCCCGCACCACTGGCGCAGGACACCGGCACCGATCTCACAGATCGGGGCAGCGTGTCGCTGCAGGGGCTGAGCAAGTCCTTCGGGGAGTTCACCGCTGTACGCGATCTGGATCTGCACGTCGCACCGGGGGAGTTCCTCTCCATGCTCGGACCGTCCGGGTCGGGCAAGACGACGGTGCTGCGCATCATCGCCGGCTTCGAGGACGCGACCTCCGGCACCGTTCGACTGTCCGGCGTCGACGTCACGCGCACGCCGCCGCACGCACGCGACGTCAACACGGTGTTCCAGGACTATGCGCTGTTCCCGCACATGACCATCGCCGACAATGTCGGCTACGGGCTGCGCGTGCGCGGTGCCGGAAAGTCCGCTCGGATCGAGCAGGTGCAGGAATCGCTGCGCCGCGTGCGCCTGGATCACGTCGCCGACCGGCTGCCGCACCAGCTCTCGGGCGGACAGCGCCAGCGCATCGCGCTGGCGCGCGCGCTCATCCTGCGTCCGCAGGTTCTGCTGCTGGATGAGCCGCTCGGTGCACTGGACAAGCAGCTGCGGGAGCAGATGCAGATCGAGCTGAAGCAGATCCAGCGCGAAGTGGGCATCACGTTCATCTTCGTCACGCACGATCAGGAGGAAGCACTGACCCTCAGCGACCGGGTCGCCGTCTTCAACGACGGCCGGATCGAGCAGATCGGCAGCGCGCGCGAGGTCTACGAGCAGCCGCGCACCGAGTTCGTGGCCCGCTTCCTCGGCCTCTCGAACCTGATCGAGGCGGACCTGGCTGAGCAGCTGACCGGGGACCGCCTGACGATGAGCATCCGACCGGAGCGGGTGCGAGTGCTGACTGCGGATGCCGGTCCGGGCGCAGGCGAGGTCGCTCTGGTCGGCACCGTGACGGAGACCGTGTACACCGGGCCCGCCACCCGCTGCCTGGTCAGCACCGACGCCGGTGTCGACATCATCGCCGAGCGGCCCAACGCGCATGACCTCACGGGCGCGGCCGAGCCCGCGCGCGGCGACCGGGTGCAGGTGGCCTGGAACCCCGCTCACGCCGCACGACTTCCCTGA
- a CDS encoding cache domain-containing protein — protein MSTTATTTAPTAAARIVEDYFGSPIRTLLEWSDPFAIELSALAAVGTLNRARLDAAVEPHALRTLALPGVPVYGAGFIAAIDLLSDAQSHLAWWQGEDRRKLVLASQSVNKEHIDYSELEWYRVPMSTRVPHVAGPYVDYLCSDEYTITIAVPVISEGAPLGVAGLDLLVSEVERELTPRFAALGQQVTLTNGVGRVVVSTDPRCATGDSVRGSRLADLPRIACAGVALDVIVEAL, from the coding sequence ATGAGCACCACTGCCACCACCACAGCCCCGACAGCGGCGGCGCGGATCGTCGAGGACTACTTCGGCTCACCCATCCGCACACTGCTGGAGTGGTCGGACCCCTTCGCGATCGAGCTGTCCGCCCTGGCCGCCGTGGGCACGCTGAACCGCGCGCGACTGGATGCCGCCGTCGAACCCCATGCGCTGCGCACCCTCGCCCTGCCGGGCGTGCCCGTGTACGGAGCGGGGTTCATCGCGGCGATCGATCTGCTGTCCGACGCCCAGAGCCATCTCGCCTGGTGGCAGGGCGAAGACAGGCGCAAGCTGGTGCTGGCCTCGCAGTCGGTCAACAAGGAGCACATCGACTACAGCGAGCTCGAGTGGTACCGCGTGCCGATGAGCACCCGGGTGCCGCACGTCGCGGGCCCCTACGTCGACTATCTGTGCAGCGATGAGTACACGATCACGATCGCGGTGCCCGTCATCTCGGAGGGCGCGCCTCTCGGTGTCGCGGGCCTGGATCTGCTCGTCTCCGAGGTGGAGCGCGAGCTGACGCCGCGATTCGCCGCACTCGGGCAGCAGGTCACGCTCACCAACGGCGTCGGACGGGTCGTCGTCTCGACCGACCCGCGCTGCGCCACCGGAGATTCGGTGCGCGGCAGCCGACTCGCGGATCTGCCTCGGATCGCGTGCGCCGGGGTCGCGCTGGATGTCATCGTCGAGGCGCTCTGA
- a CDS encoding FadR/GntR family transcriptional regulator, translating to MDSLMPSPQLRSDARSADTAPPRQPHRLQGALFQPIGDEGRAELVERRLVDAIQRGHLRAGERLPAESELARSFGVAPVTVREALLAVRGRGLIVTRRGRNGGSFVADDADPLAFARVELSRTSRITLRDMGAHYAAITAAAVRLAARRADPSETHRVLHRLQSIGDLELEQQRRVLDDVQVELVSLSQSARLTREQMRLQAEFSPYLRLVGPDAEGLARQTTSLVQIIEAVESGDPDDAARRTETMVADVIDALIQLQSSTPTSALP from the coding sequence ATGGATTCGCTGATGCCGTCGCCGCAGCTGCGATCCGACGCGCGTTCGGCGGACACCGCCCCGCCGCGGCAGCCGCACCGGCTGCAGGGGGCGCTCTTCCAGCCGATCGGCGACGAGGGCCGTGCCGAGCTCGTCGAGCGTCGACTCGTCGATGCCATCCAGCGCGGTCATCTGCGCGCCGGCGAGCGACTCCCCGCGGAATCCGAGCTCGCCCGCAGCTTCGGCGTGGCGCCGGTGACGGTTCGCGAGGCGCTCCTCGCCGTGCGCGGCCGCGGCCTCATCGTCACTCGACGCGGACGTAACGGCGGCAGCTTCGTGGCCGACGATGCCGACCCGCTCGCGTTCGCCCGCGTCGAGCTCTCCCGCACCTCTCGGATCACCCTGCGCGACATGGGCGCGCACTACGCCGCCATCACGGCGGCGGCCGTCCGCCTGGCCGCGCGCCGCGCCGACCCCAGCGAGACCCATCGGGTGCTGCACCGCCTGCAGAGCATCGGCGACCTCGAACTCGAGCAGCAGCGTCGCGTGCTCGATGATGTGCAGGTCGAGCTCGTCTCGCTCAGCCAGTCCGCACGACTCACCCGCGAGCAGATGCGGCTGCAGGCCGAGTTCTCGCCCTATCTGCGGCTTGTGGGTCCCGACGCGGAAGGCCTCGCCCGACAGACCACGAGCCTCGTTCAGATCATCGAGGCTGTCGAGTCCGGTGACCCGGACGATGCCGCACGACGCACCGAGACCATGGTCGCCGACGTCATCGACGCCCTGATCCAGCTGCAGAGCTCGACGCCGACCTCTGCCCTTCCCTGA
- a CDS encoding fumarylacetoacetate hydrolase family protein, with product MRFAHLSAHDSDTLHLAVIDGDEAVLVSDLLSPGPHTLQQLIAGGDELLDDVRRAFAAGAAPRHPIAGFSFDSAIIDPPAILAVGLNYSAHSSELGLKTDAAPTVFTLWPNSLTGHQQTTSWPRTLSESIDYEAELGVIIGKPTKNISADDALSAVWGYTVVNDITARDIQFAEAQWCRCKSFDGFTPTGPVVVTADEIPDPQALHIWTVVDGHTVQDSTTGHMVRTVAALVAHLSSSVTLLPGTLISTGSPGGAGYSRDPQIFLRDRSTVTVGIDGIGELTTHCRILD from the coding sequence ATGCGGTTTGCCCATCTGAGCGCTCACGACTCCGACACCCTCCATCTCGCCGTCATAGACGGAGACGAGGCAGTGCTCGTCAGTGACCTCCTCTCCCCCGGACCCCACACACTCCAGCAGCTCATCGCCGGCGGTGACGAGCTGCTCGACGATGTGCGCCGCGCATTCGCCGCGGGTGCGGCACCACGGCATCCGATCGCAGGATTCTCCTTCGATTCCGCGATCATCGACCCGCCGGCGATCCTGGCCGTGGGCCTGAACTACTCGGCGCACTCCAGTGAGCTGGGGCTGAAGACCGATGCGGCGCCCACGGTGTTCACGCTCTGGCCGAACTCCCTGACCGGACACCAGCAGACCACGTCGTGGCCGCGCACCCTCAGCGAGTCGATCGACTACGAGGCCGAGCTGGGCGTGATCATCGGCAAGCCGACCAAGAACATCTCCGCGGACGACGCCTTGAGCGCGGTGTGGGGGTACACGGTGGTCAACGACATCACGGCCCGCGACATCCAGTTCGCCGAGGCGCAGTGGTGCCGCTGCAAATCCTTCGACGGCTTCACCCCCACCGGTCCGGTGGTCGTGACGGCCGACGAGATCCCCGACCCGCAGGCGCTGCACATCTGGACCGTCGTCGACGGGCACACGGTGCAGGACTCGACCACCGGCCACATGGTCCGCACGGTCGCCGCTCTCGTCGCGCACCTCTCCTCGTCGGTCACCCTGCTGCCCGGCACGCTGATCTCGACCGGCAGCCCGGGCGGCGCCGGCTACTCGCGCGACCCGCAGATCTTCCTGCGCGACCGTTCGACGGTCACGGTGGGCATCGACGGCATCGGCGAGCTCACCACGCACTGCCGCATCCTCGACTGA